A segment of the Scomber japonicus isolate fScoJap1 chromosome 5, fScoJap1.pri, whole genome shotgun sequence genome:
ACTATATATGTCATGTATTTAAAGCTATTTACTCCAGAAAACCACCAAATACTCTtgtcatattttacatattatCAAATAAGGGGATTGCCAGGAAGTACTTTTGTTGAGTTGTGTCTCTTTTGTGAGTTCTGCTGAACTCTAAAATGCTGTTTTCTCTTCAGGAACTTTGCAAGAAGCTTCACGAGCAGATTGACGTCAGTGAAGAGGAGAGATACAGCatagagttcaaactaaacctGGTCCTCAATGAGGTGAGACATTCTTCTTTAGACCTGTTTACTGTACTTATTTTACCTTCTGTATGTGAAGTTATGACAAAGTGTTCTGTagacaaatatttaattatactAATGATCTTATCGCTGGTCTTTCATGACTCATAATTGGACCATATTAAAAGTCTATCATTGTTCTCTCTGTCTGAATCCTCCTACAGGTCAGAGACCTCAACATAAAGATTGTGGACCTGAGAGGAAAGTTCAAGAGACCCAGACTGAAGAAAGTGCGTATGTCTGCTGATGCTATGCTGAAGGCTCTGCTGGGCTCCAAGCACACGGTCAACATGGACCTGAGAGCCAACCTGAAGCAGGTCAAGAAGGAAGTGAAAGAAGAGGTGAGTCTTCTGTCTCAATcgtagactgtatagaagaaatggatgtaaaatccgtgacgtcacccattggtttgtggactgctgctcagaagccaatagtttcgaatctaggcagctcCATCTTGAaattttcaggtgcatgctgggaaaaataaaaacacggattctacttatatgggcatgaggcggggccatgagCGGAGTGGtgggttgctatggttgcgagggctggatctcgaggacattggtcaatcaacctgtcaatcaggacgtagccccgccccctaatgcataccctgctttatcatcacatataaaatcagggaggccaaaatgtcccaaatgaacatcatactgcattgaagaaggctttaaactagcaattgagaccataaacacattttgaaaacgtttactgaggttagaaatcaagtgagaagttggtgaattctccattgacttgtatagagacggtcgccccctggtggccttttgatagaatgcagctctaagttacttcctggttggcctcatttcagaggacaggagctCCCCACCTGGTCTCAATG
Coding sequences within it:
- the LOC128359178 gene encoding troponin I, fast skeletal muscle-like codes for the protein MADEKRLSARRKHTLKSCMLVVANTLLEAEANVKTGEREKFLEDKCPPLELPYSKDELLELCKKLHEQIDVSEEERYSIEFKLNLVLNEVRDLNIKIVDLRGKFKRPRLKKVRMSADAMLKALLGSKHTVNMDLRANLKQVKKEVKEEDKQLRDVGDWRKNIEDKSDRKKMFDS